GTGAGCGCCAGTGCCTTCGAGGATTTTGAATTGTCCGCCAGCCACTTTTTGCCGTCGTCGCTCAGCCAGTCTTGGATGTAAGTCCCATAGAGCGGGAGAGATTGCGAAATAATTGTCTTCGTCGCCGTGGCGATCTGTGAATCAGTAAAGCTGGGAGACCACACCACCGAAAACCGTCGGGTCAGGAAGGTTTCTGCTTGAAGACGAGCAATTTCTGACTGCAGAGAGGTGATTTCCGGATTAGCAACCGTGGATTTTTGCTTGGCGTCCGCGATCGCATCACTGTGGATCTTCTCCATGTCTTGATTGATGCGATCAAGCGCCGCCGTCACCGACGGCGAACAATAGGCCGGCGCCTTCGCGAGATGCGCAGTCGTGTTCTTTTCGACTGCGGCTAGCTTTTCGGCAGCTGCGGTTGGCACAGACACGACTCCGAGACCACCAACGATCTGCACCGCAGCAAGGCCGGCCGCGAGCACCGCCGACCCCACCTGGTCGTTGACGACGCCGTTCAAGCCGGTGATCGTCTTATTGCCCGCGCTTGTAATCGTGACGCTGGTCTCCTTCCAAAGCGACCTCAGCGTGTCGTATGGCACTTGGTACTGAGCGTCGGGATCGGCCTCATAAATCGGCGTGACGGTTACTGTCTCGGAGATATCCCAGCCCGGCTCGTAAGCGCCTTTTCCATCGATATTGAACGCTGTACAACTGTTCAGCGTGATGGATCCGGTGATCTGTAAAGTCGTTCGCGGGAGCGAATAGACAAAATCGCCAGTCGTCGGCTCAGAGCCGGCTGGCAAGGGATCCACGCGAAGCTCAGTGCAAGCCGTTAGCCACGGCACGAGAGCCATTGTCATCCAGAGGATTGGAAGAGACTTGGCCATCGAAGTGCCCCCATCGGTGTTCACTGAGCCCCCCGTTGCCTTCGCTTCGTACATTAGGGCGCCGGGTCTTATAAGTTAAAGCCATTGGAACATGGCGATCTTACCGTCGGACAAGCGCCCGATCACGTGTCTTCGTTTCGACATACGTACGGCAACGCACAGAGCGTGACGTTTGCCATCGGGAGCGCATGATTGTATATACCTTACGAAACTGCGCGCGAAGGCCAACACCATCAAATCGCTGGTCGTCCAAGTTCGCGAGGCTTGCGGCATGTGGCCCGTTGTGCGGAGAAGTTCCTGAAGCTCGACCGTCGGCGCCAGTTGCTGTGCTACATCTGCGCACGTGTCACTGCACCGATGCCCCGGCCCCTTGCAGCGATTGCAACGGGGTAACTGCCGTTTAGCTTTATATGTCAATTGCGACTGATATCTGATCTTGAAGTTTGCTCCAAGCTACTTTAAAACAATAGTGTGACCCTGTTTTTCGCGGAGAAGAACAATGGAACTAAGCTTGGATGTCACAGAAGCCGCTCGCCCTGTCGAAGCGGCGGCTGATCTCGCCGACTGGCTAAAGAAAGCTCGGTTGCCCGGTGTCGACGAAGTGCGTCAGGAGGAAATGCCTCCCAAACCCGGTGAGCAAGGGCCCTCCCTGGAATCAATCTTGACCGTAGTGCTGGGAGCACCAGCTGTTGTGGCATTCGTCCACTGCTTTTTCAGGTATCTGGAGGCACGGCGGCCAAAGATGAAGCTTACTTGGAAGAACGGCAGGAAGTCGCTAGTGATTGACTGCACCAACCCGCCTTCAATCGATGAACTCACAGCGGCGGCAAAGTCCTTGATCGACGAATGAGATGACTTATCCGGCCGACCTCTCCTTCAAAGCAGAGTCGAAGGTTGTTCTGATCGGAACCCCG
The sequence above is drawn from the Paraburkholderia phenazinium genome and encodes:
- a CDS encoding effector-associated constant component EACC1 → MELSLDVTEAARPVEAAADLADWLKKARLPGVDEVRQEEMPPKPGEQGPSLESILTVVLGAPAVVAFVHCFFRYLEARRPKMKLTWKNGRKSLVIDCTNPPSIDELTAAAKSLIDE